CGGAATTTGATAAAGCAATGAAGCAGTATTTTGAAACATGGAAATTGCGGCATCCCGATGCTAAAGATTTCAGGAAATCATTCGTTTCAACGACAGGAAAAAAATCGGAATGGTTTTTCGACGACCTGCTTACATCATGCAAAAAGCCTGATTATAAAATCTGCAACATAAAGAAAACCATGGACCCCCAAAGTTTTACAGGCGATGCATGGCAGGTTACAATAAAGAATTCAGGCGATATTGAAGGACCTTTTTCGGTGTCGTCCATGATTAAAGATTCCATTATTTCAACACAATGGTTCGATGGGTTTAAAGGAAAACGTGCCTTGTTTGTTCATTTTATCGATTTCGATAAAGTAAGGATTGACGCGGGTTATACAATGCTTGAGTCCAATCGTAAAAATAATTCCATTCGCCGCAGCGGAATACTGAAACGCATGAAACCCCCTGCATTCAGGCTGTTTGCATCTGTTCCGCATGAAGATAAAACGGAAATATTTTTTGCACCGGTTATAGGTTGGAATAAATATGACCATTTTATGGCAGGCATTGCCTTGTATTCAAGCCCGCTGTTTCCGCGTAAATTTGATTATCTGCTGATGCCATTGTATTCAACCGGAAGCAAAGAAATTTCGGGAAGTGCGAATATCGGATACAGTATTCTGCCCCGGCAGTCTCGGATTCAGCGCATCCGCATTGGTATGTATGCTTCGCGTTATCATTACAATGATTATCCGTTCTTAATGCACTATGTAAAACTCTCGCCTGAAATAGGTATAGACATCGTGCCAAAATCAGCCAGCAACAGGCTGAAGCAGCATATCCGGCTGCGCGACGTGAGTTTATATAAACAGTCGTATGAGTATGTAAAAATCGGGGAAGGGCTGGGTGATCCGTCGGGATTACCCTATAATATCTATACGCTTGAGCGTACTGATGAGAATTATTCCATTTACGAATTATCTTATTTTATCGGGAAACAGACACCGGTCAACCCTTTCAATGCAACGGCAACCATTCAGGCAGGCGAAGGTATGGCGAAGTTTTTTGTGGAAGGCAACTACCGCGCCGTGTATTCAAAGAATAAAGGTCTTGATATTCGCTTGTTCTACGGCACTTTCCTTATGCGACCGACGAACAGTGTTTATGATTTTCGATTTCATTTAAGCGGACAGTCGGGCTATCAGGATTATATGTACGACAATATTTACCTTGGTCGCAACGACGCCAATATACCATGTTCAAATCAATTTTCCGAAACCGATGGCGGTTTTAAATATGCAACAGCTGTTGGAATGACTTGGGACTGGCTCTTTGCCGTAAATCTGAAAACATCCCTGCCCGGGAAACTTCCGTTTAAACTCTATGCAGATTTCGGTACTTACCGCAATGCCGCCCATGCATTCACTGGTTCAAAAGCCCTTTCATATGATGCAGGTGTGCAGCTTTCTATTATTAATAATATCTTTGATATTTATTTCCCGATGTTGCTTTCTGAAGATTTAAAAAGTGCCGGGAAATTATTTGAAACACATTACCCTGAGAAGATACGGTTCACGCTGAATCTGAAAAAGCTGAATCCGTTGGAACTGATTAAAAATCCTGATTTTTGAGGTGGAGGAACAAACAACCATAACGAACGAGAATATCAGCGGTAAAATATATTTTGCCTCCGACTGCCATCTGGGTGTGCCCGATGCCGCAAGCAGTCTGGTGCGCGAGAAGCTTTTTGTGGCATGGCTTGAAGAAGCCCGCAAGGATGCTGCCGAAATTTATCTTTGCGGCGATATTTTTGATTTTTGGTTCGAATATAAAACCGTTATTCCGAAAGGTTTTTCGAGATTGTTGGGTACTCTTTCTTCTATTACCGATTCAGGAATAAAGGTTCATTATTTTACCGGAAACCACGATATGTGGGTGTTTCGCTATTTTACCGAAGAATTGGGAATGCCCGTATACCGTAAGCCTATCGTCAGGATGATTAACGGAAAAAAAATGATGATTGGGCATGGCGATGGTCTGGGC
Above is a genomic segment from Bacteroidota bacterium containing:
- a CDS encoding UDP-2,3-diacylglucosamine diphosphatase, with product MEEQTTITNENISGKIYFASDCHLGVPDAASSLVREKLFVAWLEEARKDAAEIYLCGDIFDFWFEYKTVIPKGFSRLLGTLSSITDSGIKVHYFTGNHDMWVFRYFTEELGMPVYRKPIVRMINGKKMMIGHGDGLGPGDYGYKFIKKVFANRICQVLFAWLHPRVGVGMALFFSRRSRVARGNTDEVFRGEDGERLLVYTKQLLAKEHFDYFIFGHRHLPLDIKLAENSRYINLGDWISNFTYGVLDGGHFELKRFEKQVVNFL
- a CDS encoding M1 family metallopeptidase, coding for MFDKRISIFIFFLASLQCVAQSYFQQKTDYTISVSLNDSSHELDATERIDYTNNSPDTLHEIWFHLWPNGYADKHSAMSEQFLSQGNGNFYFADNDDLGSIDGLKFRVNDTSARYEFDARNKDICVLHLNRPLCPGRKITVTTPFHVDIPDVRFSRMGHHGQAYYITQWYPKPAVYDNNGWNTFPYLDQGEFYSEFGTFDVTLTLPQNYVVAATGDLISPLSELDWLDSIARRPLPATPSKKVTDEVIPESSVLTKTLRYHQENIHDFAWFADKTYQVRKSEVVLPSGRKVTTRVFFNNKNAKLWDKAVNYVNRSVSYYSEKVGEYPYNVCSAVENPSYGGGMEYPTITLIGDAGSALSLEEVIVHEVGHNWFYGILASNERNEPWMDEGMNSFYTQRYMMDTHPELKLYDSQGLYKWIAKLFALDKAPQQAMSDLPWLFSFLRNNDQAANLTSTAYSSLNYGSVVYMKSSMSFLWLMNSLGTAEFDKAMKQYFETWKLRHPDAKDFRKSFVSTTGKKSEWFFDDLLTSCKKPDYKICNIKKTMDPQSFTGDAWQVTIKNSGDIEGPFSVSSMIKDSIISTQWFDGFKGKRALFVHFIDFDKVRIDAGYTMLESNRKNNSIRRSGILKRMKPPAFRLFASVPHEDKTEIFFAPVIGWNKYDHFMAGIALYSSPLFPRKFDYLLMPLYSTGSKEISGSANIGYSILPRQSRIQRIRIGMYASRYHYNDYPFLMHYVKLSPEIGIDIVPKSASNRLKQHIRLRDVSLYKQSYEYVKIGEGLGDPSGLPYNIYTLERTDENYSIYELSYFIGKQTPVNPFNATATIQAGEGMAKFFVEGNYRAVYSKNKGLDIRLFYGTFLMRPTNSVYDFRFHLSGQSGYQDYMYDNIYLGRNDANIPCSNQFSETDGGFKYATAVGMTWDWLFAVNLKTSLPGKLPFKLYADFGTYRNAAHAFTGSKALSYDAGVQLSIINNIFDIYFPMLLSEDLKSAGKLFETHYPEKIRFTLNLKKLNPLELIKNPDF